Proteins encoded together in one uncultured Desulfosarcina sp. window:
- a CDS encoding sigma-54 dependent transcriptional regulator: MSNPSPSQSVLVVDDDHNVLEVLDARLSSCGLTVYKADGGRTALQILKTRRIDLVVSDVKMPEMDGMELLSEIIQTQPGLPVIFLTAYANVPDAVKAVRSGAVDYVEKPFDGKALTEKIRQMLQEFQGTAATDPAEPAPEGKVEDEAKSPAMKNLQGLVRKVARSSVNVLILGESGVGKERIAKQIHQLGPRRDKPFVVVDCGATPAGLLESELFGHVKGSFTHAVSDKKGLIETADTGTLFLDEIGNISHEMQIRLLRFIEDRTIRRIGGLKGTPVDCRIIAATNADLGEAIKTGQFREDLFFRLRVVTLTIPPLRERKADIPLLVEHFTSRFCQQHNQAPVTVLEETMAWLCTHSWPGNVRELKNAIEGGIVLCRNNVLRPEDFHLAGIQRDECGPQADENCLSLEASEKNTILRALEQTGGVQKEAAEVLGISRRAIHYKIKKYGIDAGSIKARH, encoded by the coding sequence ATGAGCAATCCCTCTCCCTCGCAATCGGTTCTCGTCGTAGACGACGACCATAACGTCCTGGAGGTGCTGGATGCCCGCCTCTCCAGCTGCGGCCTGACCGTTTACAAGGCGGACGGCGGACGCACGGCCCTTCAAATCCTGAAAACCCGCCGAATCGATCTTGTGGTGTCCGATGTAAAAATGCCTGAAATGGACGGCATGGAGCTGCTGTCGGAAATTATCCAGACCCAGCCGGGCCTCCCGGTAATCTTTCTGACTGCTTATGCCAACGTTCCCGACGCGGTCAAAGCCGTCAGGTCCGGGGCCGTCGATTACGTCGAGAAGCCCTTCGACGGCAAGGCGCTGACCGAAAAAATCCGTCAGATGCTCCAGGAATTTCAAGGCACCGCGGCAACAGACCCGGCGGAACCGGCTCCGGAAGGAAAAGTCGAGGACGAGGCCAAAAGCCCGGCCATGAAAAACTTGCAGGGTCTGGTTCGAAAAGTCGCCCGGAGCAGCGTCAACGTCCTCATTCTCGGGGAAAGCGGGGTGGGCAAAGAGCGTATCGCCAAACAAATCCACCAATTGGGTCCCCGCCGGGACAAACCGTTTGTCGTAGTCGACTGCGGGGCCACCCCGGCCGGGCTGCTGGAAAGCGAACTGTTCGGCCACGTCAAAGGTTCCTTTACCCATGCCGTAAGCGACAAGAAAGGTCTCATCGAAACGGCCGATACGGGCACCCTCTTTCTCGACGAAATCGGCAACATCTCCCACGAAATGCAGATCCGGCTGCTCCGTTTCATCGAGGATCGTACCATCAGAAGAATTGGCGGCCTCAAGGGAACTCCCGTGGACTGCCGAATCATCGCGGCCACCAATGCCGATCTGGGAGAGGCCATCAAAACCGGTCAGTTTCGCGAAGACCTGTTTTTCCGCCTTCGGGTGGTGACGCTGACGATTCCCCCGCTGCGGGAAAGGAAAGCGGATATTCCCCTTCTGGTCGAACATTTCACCAGCCGGTTCTGCCAACAGCACAACCAGGCGCCGGTAACTGTCCTCGAGGAAACCATGGCCTGGCTCTGCACCCACTCCTGGCCCGGCAATGTCCGCGAACTGAAGAACGCCATCGAGGGCGGCATCGTCCTTTGCAGGAACAATGTTCTTCGCCCCGAAGATTTTCACCTGGCCGGCATCCAAAGGGACGAATGCGGCCCGCAGGCTGACGAAAACTGCCTGTCCCTGGAGGCCAGCGAAAAAAACACCATCCTCAGAGCGCTGGAGCAAACCGGCGGCGTTCAGAAAGAAGCGGCGGAGGTATTGGGCATCAGCCGCCGGGCGATCCACTACAAGATCAAAAAATACGGCATCGACGCCGGCAGCATCAAAGCCAGGCATTGA
- a CDS encoding ATP-binding protein: protein MQFRLGITGKLLLWFLVIIAIFYGTILVMYINVQQVVGLSGTIVAKNYAIASATKKMTEALLGMDENRQKYQLLKKNDYLVFYNEAQASFEENLSMVIRLTTEGHDISESWRDIGEAYSAYPHAAKVSAYLAGDARDPDVIDRFWTPEATVNEWIGIISAERLKNEEEIELATRELNRKGRLSAKNGLIGLAVSSLVGLLGIFYLAYSMIRPLRELMDGIREISSDRLSRPMEVRGQDEFSELAHAFNEMSHRLRKEERMRSDFISMLSHEIRTPLTSIRESVNMIQEEVMGPINKRQQKFLEIAGSEISRISDLLSHLMQASRLEPGLLNMKLEPIDPHTLITECTNSIKLAAEAKKIELRVQVPPQLPPIVGDHKQLQQALLNYLSNAVKFSGTDTRVTIGVRQHRSKNRLSFFVKDNGPGILDEDQAFLFNKYYRGQRERERLEGVGLGLSIVKNIVESHHGTVWVNSQVGKGSTFGFTLPSAPGR, encoded by the coding sequence ATGCAATTTCGATTAGGCATAACCGGAAAACTGCTGCTCTGGTTTTTGGTCATTATCGCGATCTTCTACGGCACCATCCTGGTGATGTACATCAATGTGCAGCAGGTGGTGGGGCTGTCCGGGACCATCGTTGCGAAAAACTATGCCATTGCCTCGGCCACCAAAAAAATGACCGAAGCCCTCCTCGGAATGGATGAAAATAGACAGAAATATCAACTGCTTAAAAAAAACGATTACCTGGTCTTTTATAACGAAGCCCAAGCCAGCTTCGAAGAAAACCTCTCCATGGTGATCCGGTTGACCACCGAAGGCCACGACATCTCCGAAAGCTGGCGGGACATCGGCGAAGCCTATTCGGCCTACCCCCATGCCGCCAAGGTTTCCGCTTATCTTGCCGGCGACGCCAGGGATCCGGACGTCATCGACCGATTCTGGACTCCCGAAGCGACCGTCAACGAATGGATCGGCATCATTTCCGCCGAACGGTTAAAAAACGAAGAGGAAATCGAGCTGGCCACCCGGGAATTGAACCGCAAGGGCCGCCTTTCCGCCAAAAACGGCCTGATCGGCCTGGCGGTCTCCAGCCTGGTGGGGTTGCTGGGGATTTTTTACCTGGCCTACTCCATGATCCGCCCCCTGCGTGAACTGATGGACGGCATCCGGGAAATCTCTTCTGACAGACTGAGTCGCCCGATGGAGGTCCGCGGGCAGGATGAATTCAGCGAACTGGCCCACGCTTTCAACGAAATGTCCCATCGCCTGCGCAAGGAGGAGCGCATGCGCTCGGATTTCATCTCCATGCTCAGCCACGAAATCCGTACGCCGCTGACTTCCATTCGCGAATCGGTCAACATGATCCAGGAAGAGGTCATGGGCCCCATCAATAAGCGACAGCAGAAATTTCTCGAGATCGCCGGTTCGGAGATCAGCCGCATCAGCGACCTCTTGAGCCACCTGATGCAGGCCTCGCGGCTGGAACCCGGCCTGCTCAATATGAAACTGGAACCCATCGACCCCCACACCCTGATTACCGAATGCACCAACAGCATCAAACTGGCCGCCGAGGCTAAAAAAATCGAACTGCGTGTTCAGGTCCCCCCCCAATTGCCTCCCATTGTCGGTGACCACAAGCAGCTCCAGCAGGCTCTGCTGAACTATCTGTCCAACGCCGTCAAGTTCTCCGGCACCGACACACGGGTCACCATCGGCGTCCGCCAGCACCGGTCGAAAAACAGGCTCTCTTTTTTCGTAAAGGACAACGGACCGGGCATTCTGGATGAAGATCAGGCGTTTCTGTTCAACAAATATTACCGGGGACAACGGGAGCGCGAACGGCTGGAAGGGGTGGGTTTGGGATTGAGCATCGTCAAAAACATCGTCGAATCGCACCATGGGACGGTGTGGGTCAACAGTCAGGTAGGCAAGGGCAGCACCTTTGGATTCACCTTGCCGAGTGCACCCGGCCGCTGA
- a CDS encoding fibronectin type III domain-containing protein, translating into MKRFRIPSCLTTTPFPWAATIFLVGLMVLLPGFCHASRQVSLAWDANDPEPEGYRVFCRQSGEAYDYDHPIWDNSATTCTLIGLDEYTDYAFVVRAYDGDLESADSEEVWLTGLVAEPEQPEATSPQDDAEDLFLTPVLQSAAFSSADSSDAHLQTQWVITRESDGVCIMDLTSTGDLTELDVPALMLEENTTYTWTVRYYSTKGSVSDWSTPSRFTTGSSALDIDGNGIPDDQEVDPTIDLDENGVADAEQEDLRCVTVLDGIGQVAVSAPSGSGVSRITAMEATDLDTIGSIDEMPYDLPLGLVSFRLELEQTGGLARVRIYFSDPAPQSARWIKYDTVNGWQDYSDHATFDDDGLFVDLEILDGGFGDADGVENGIIIDPSGYGIADDSDASHSLTGSQSSAGGGGGGGCFVATMLWTR; encoded by the coding sequence ATGAAACGATTTCGGATTCCAAGCTGCCTGACGACTACGCCCTTTCCATGGGCCGCCACCATTTTTCTGGTGGGCCTGATGGTTCTGCTCCCCGGTTTTTGCCACGCATCGCGACAGGTGAGCCTGGCCTGGGATGCCAATGATCCGGAACCGGAAGGGTATCGGGTCTTTTGTCGGCAGTCCGGCGAGGCATACGACTATGACCATCCGATATGGGACAATTCGGCGACCACCTGCACCCTGATCGGGTTGGATGAGTACACCGATTACGCCTTTGTCGTGCGGGCGTACGACGGCGACCTGGAAAGCGCCGATTCGGAAGAGGTGTGGCTGACCGGTCTGGTCGCCGAGCCCGAGCAGCCGGAAGCGACATCTCCGCAAGACGATGCCGAGGATCTCTTTCTGACTCCCGTTCTGCAGTCAGCCGCTTTCAGTTCGGCGGATTCCAGCGACGCCCATTTGCAGACCCAGTGGGTCATCACCCGCGAGTCGGACGGGGTGTGCATCATGGATCTGACCAGCACCGGCGATCTTACCGAACTGGATGTCCCGGCGCTGATGCTCGAAGAGAATACCACCTATACGTGGACGGTCCGATACTACAGCACCAAGGGTTCCGTCTCGGATTGGTCGACGCCCAGCCGGTTTACCACCGGTTCGAGCGCGTTGGACATCGACGGCAACGGCATTCCCGACGACCAGGAAGTGGACCCGACCATCGACCTGGATGAAAACGGGGTCGCCGATGCCGAGCAGGAGGACCTGCGCTGCGTAACCGTTTTGGATGGCATCGGCCAGGTAGCGGTCAGCGCGCCATCCGGAAGCGGGGTGTCCCGGATTACAGCCATGGAGGCCACCGACCTGGATACCATCGGCTCGATCGACGAGATGCCCTACGACCTGCCCCTGGGACTGGTCAGTTTCCGACTGGAGTTGGAGCAGACAGGGGGCCTCGCCCGGGTCCGGATCTATTTTTCCGATCCGGCACCCCAGAGCGCCCGATGGATCAAATACGACACCGTCAACGGTTGGCAGGATTATTCGGACCATGCAACGTTTGACGATGACGGCCTCTTTGTCGATCTGGAAATTCTGGATGGCGGGTTCGGCGATGCCGATGGTGTGGAGAACGGCATCATCATCGACCCTTCCGGATACGGTATTGCCGACGACAGCGACGCCTCGCACTCGCTGACCGGCTCGCAATCATCGGCCGGCGGTGGCGGTGGCGGCGGATGCTTCGTCGCCACCATGTTGTGGACCCGATGA
- the mobB gene encoding molybdopterin-guanine dinucleotide biosynthesis protein B: MPPILSIVGKSDSGKTTLIEKLIPELKRRGYRVGVVKHAHHGFEIDHQGKDSYRHRKAGANAVMIASPGQIAMVKDSSDESLDHLASYFEDVDLLITEGFKRDRAPKIEIFRSQCHRRPACLEDDTLIAMVSDTPFDLEVPRFDPDEIEAITDLIVSVVLSNDKPSGKTIRFRN, encoded by the coding sequence TTGCCACCTATTCTCTCCATCGTGGGCAAGTCGGATTCCGGCAAAACCACGCTGATCGAAAAACTGATCCCCGAATTGAAACGCCGGGGGTATCGCGTGGGCGTTGTCAAACATGCCCATCACGGCTTCGAAATCGATCATCAGGGCAAGGACAGCTACCGCCACCGGAAGGCCGGAGCCAATGCCGTCATGATCGCCTCACCCGGTCAAATCGCCATGGTCAAAGACTCTTCCGACGAGTCCCTGGACCATCTGGCGTCCTATTTTGAAGACGTGGATCTCTTGATAACGGAAGGATTTAAAAGAGACCGTGCGCCGAAAATTGAAATCTTCAGGTCCCAGTGCCATCGGCGCCCCGCCTGCCTGGAGGACGATACGTTGATCGCCATGGTTTCCGACACCCCGTTCGACCTGGAGGTGCCCCGGTTCGATCCGGACGAAATCGAGGCCATCACGGATTTGATCGTTTCCGTGGTTCTTTCCAACGACAAGCCCAGCGGCAAGACAATCCGCTTCAGAAATTAA
- a CDS encoding response regulator, giving the protein MSNPSRCTIIPNVQIAVVEDDPLVRDFVVDAFEFSINRKIHTFESGFAAWQYIRSAAPVHIVFADIHVPEIDGLELTARIKAEAPEVICILASGNPTDASRAESAGADAFLLKPYGISDLFALIQTFVADGDDRPGQSPPGNGR; this is encoded by the coding sequence ATGTCAAACCCATCGAGGTGTACAATCATACCCAATGTTCAAATTGCCGTAGTCGAAGACGACCCGCTGGTGAGGGATTTCGTGGTGGATGCTTTCGAGTTCAGCATCAACCGCAAAATTCACACCTTTGAGAGCGGTTTTGCGGCCTGGCAGTATATTCGATCCGCTGCCCCCGTTCACATCGTATTTGCCGATATCCATGTACCCGAAATCGATGGGCTCGAATTGACCGCCCGGATCAAGGCGGAGGCCCCTGAAGTCATCTGCATCCTGGCCTCGGGCAATCCCACGGATGCGTCCCGGGCGGAAAGTGCCGGTGCCGATGCCTTTTTACTCAAGCCATACGGCATCAGCGACCTTTTTGCCCTGATTCAGACATTTGTGGCAGACGGTGACGACAGGCCAGGGCAAAGTCCTCCGGGTAATGGCCGTTAA